A single region of the Dunckerocampus dactyliophorus isolate RoL2022-P2 chromosome 3, RoL_Ddac_1.1, whole genome shotgun sequence genome encodes:
- the plekhg4 gene encoding puratrophin-1 isoform X2 yields MDSESLDHCIQTALASLFLPFQATSPTVLCQVLSVVESCYRGDGFRYLIHFLLPAKHFLQRLQQDACSQFGGLLFRHEGWPLCLHEKIVVQLSPLDRHLLRPEDFYLLLVPSAALPSPPAHTASSRPRLLACSVSDGGHDVERLEVSALGLRSVFSMAWLDSVNRDREQRGMSRLERCLLSAHGDVFRVPWEDVVHPQFIHRTRTAPTQSGEEFNNQSHDLPGHGVKLQTDQSAGCGEGEESEGEYVELTELAPPRFSPQKGSLTQSISLQHRAGRGTRAADTNTCTPASERTGTHTAASEHTHADDARVATSDHANTQAAMSDHANTHAAPCDHTDAVDTHTATSNRTNTHTADTINHTAASDHTHTSSLLCVQACSGATILPHVPPSSCQSQDRTPGGHPYTYTPSGKCGEGREVAGIEVAAQVLVDAGEEEGEESFVAAEVEEKEVPEREEEQEGAVGDGEGAAVLAIEEDVELMVLQQNEAGGHDEEGNQEVKGGGEQEEAQRASGPMFSTEDALLRASAHDEHRIGQAMHADDSCSEKITEPVHLVDSYSEKITEQIYTQTSCSEKITEPAHTENSYSEKPIEHSYCERPTKHIRMGDSYSEELPAETHNEDSESCAEDTHAAGSYSENSSSTITEPTHAEDSYSEKLLAPMQPERSYCEDLAEHAHSKDSYLEDASTSESKLNASAVVSMATRASGPREEFPQRREEPEKVEGSSHQANAFLSTDPSPAEPQEPSDLMLPDQSPGLIAPVQVNQTSESSQSFQPPHSSDSSSRVGFSASSRSCRSFQSGFSRLLLKSGVVCLTGSRGRSGRGLLTVCAGNAVWSNPECHSAELLRLLLYYTSTLSTSVRASGLIVLVDARKAAPVPALFSALRSLQEDVPGCVHTVLLLMNKDTSLHVDKAAGPQVEVLNSLKSLQKHVDLHQLPAQFGGSFSFSHSSWLAFRSRVEQLTNQCEDVIRLLQRNIDIMESMALPAAAEEAEQLLSTYKDMMCGILQDRQLVQLQQEGGASLSLLRRDEGGVGLTEDYVAAVDAVSCLYEQVDELLHRLVTLSNSRTQELNFIMDFRSLEEGFAKVRSWLKEVGEVCLRSLNQPEDSLDALNRKQLEFKDFYSSAYDHCKQGQELLSRLERWGHISSADLHVYMVKARSFWAELQDFSQRVNATGCNIEKAVRLYRFLDQAYGWAIKGRHRLAGITVDKSMLPEHCQAVIGALEEYQRQHPPIPEARFQEMKALAGELQDERGVRQWGFAWSKCQEAKSMFDRKMADARAALESTHRRLSDSVENVSPTSTETVSSEATSCPPKKDSSPSSAPVSPQQTPLLQRLFGSEASFSRPRFNSSACPTPSFSYSSRRQLLRKTQSFDCPTTPEASRYCPSSPRTLSEPARRGNTGVFIRGLEVSSTEASDRTLCPRTAAPGWGSRNPGTPGSIRNSEPQPGGRSVCLRSKLRHIVEEMVTTEREYVRSLCYIIEHYFPEMDRADLPQDLRGKRSVVFGNLEKLLDFHSQFFLKELEACWKHPLRVSQCFLRHQEQFSLYALYSKNKPKSDALLANHGLVFFKRKQLELGDKMDLSSYLLKPIQRMSKYALLLTDLIKEVGAAQEAELHSLQSATGMVKFQLRHGNDLLAMDAICNCDVNLKEQGQLIRQDEFTVWSGRRKSLRRVFLFEELLLLSKAKKMEGGLDVFVYKQSFKTADLGLTESAGDNGLRFEIWFRRRTTKNQTLTLQAAAAEVKHAWTGDITRILWTQATRNKEVRLKEMVSMGVGNKPFLDIQPSAAAISDRAVHYITKTRGARTRASIAVSVFDHSNPFKRAGATSDRSSSSSLLGSLNLHVFRYEPPGGEQVIASSFGRSVSSSAAGDAAFVTPCIEEDEQEHETASQPSMTTESSGSSSRCLSGSTGSDSGCVSSNLQEALHEETSSASCSSHKRIAPGSAPVIGPATMV; encoded by the exons ATG GACTCTGAATCTTTGGACCACTGCATCCAGACTGCTCTGGCCTCCCTCTTCCTGCCCTTCCAGGCCACATCCCCGACCGTCCTCTGTCAGGTCCTCAGTGTGGTGGAGAGCTGTTACCGTGGCGACGGTTTCCGCTACCTGATCCACTTCCTGCTCCCTGCCAAGCACTTCCTGCAAAGGCTTCAGCAAGACGCCTGT TCACAGTTCGGTGGCTTGTTGTTTCGTCACGAGGGCTGGCCTCTCTGCCTGCATGAGAAGATAGTGGTTCAGCTCAGTCCTCTGGACCGGCACCTCCTGCGCCCAGAAGACTTCTACTTGCTGCTTGTTCCTTCTGCTGCGCTCCCGTCTCCTCCAGCACACACCGCCTCCTCCCGCCCCCGCCTGCTGGCGTGCAGCGTGTCGGACGGCGGCCATGATGTGGAGCGACTGGAAGTGTCGGCGCTAGGCCTGCGGTCCGTCTTCAGCATGGCCTGGCTGGACTCTGTCAACAGGGACAGGGAGCAGCGAGGGATGTCCAGACTGGAGCGCTGCCTGCTGTCTGCTCACGGAGACGTCTTCAGGGTCCCCTGGGAGGACGTGGTCCATCCACAGTTCATCCACCGGACCCGGACAGCCCCTACCCAGTCTGGCGAGGAGTTCAACAACCAGTCACACGACCTCCCAGGACATGGGGTCAAGCTACAAACGGACCAATCAGCGGGCTGCGGTGAGGGGGAGGAGTCGGAGGGCGAGTACGTGGAACTGACAGAACTCGCGCCGCCTCGCTTCTCCCCGCAGAAAGGCTCCTTGACGCAGTCCATCAGCCTGCAGCACCGAGCCGGACGGGGCACGCGAGCTGCCGACACAAACACGTGCACTCCTGCAAGCGAGCGCACGGGCACACACACGGCCGCAAGTGAGCACACACACGCTGATGACGCACGCGTTGCTACAAGCGATCACGCAAACACACAAGCTGCTATGAGCgatcacgcaaacacacacgctGCTCCGTGTGATCACACAGACGCTgttgacacacacactgctaCGAGCAATcgcactaacacacacactgcagacaCAATCAACCACACTGCTGCAagcgatcacacacacacttcctccttgctgtgtgTTCAGGCCTGCAGTGGAGCCACCATACTCCCCCATGTGCCCCCCTCTAGCTGTCAGTCCCAGGATCGGACACCAGGTGGCCATCCATACACGTACACTCCGTCAGGGAAGTGTGGCGAGGGCAGAGAGGTGGCGGGCATAGAGGTGGCAGCTCAAGTGTTAGTTGATGCTGGTGAAGAAGAGGGAGAAGAAAGTTTTGTGGCTGCTGAGGTGGAAGAGAAGGAGGTCCCAGAAAGAGAGGAGGAACAGGAGGGCGCTGTAGGTGATGGAGAAGGAGCAGCGGTGTTGGCGATAGAAGAGGATGTTGAGCTCATGGTATTGCAGCAGAATGAAGCAGGTGGACATGATGAAGAGGGAAACCAGGAGGTGAAAGGGGGAGGAGAACAAGAGGAGGCGCAGAGAGCGAGTGGACCAATGTTCTCAACTGAAGATGCTCTTTTGCGCGCAAGCGCGCACGATGAACACAGGATTGGACAAGCCATGCACGCCGACGACTCTTGTTCTGAAAAGATTACAGAACCTGTGCACCTTGTGGACTCTTATTCTGAAAAGATTACAGAGCAAATATACACTCAGACCTCTTGTTCTGAAAAGATCACTGAACCCGCGCACACTGAAAACTCTTATTCCGAAAAGCCGATAGAGCACTCTTATTGTGAAAGGCCTACCAAACACATACGCATGGGGGACTCTTATTCTGAAGAGCTTCCAGCAGAAACCCACAACGAGGACTCTGAAAGCTGTGCTGAAGACACACATGCTGCGGGCTCTTATTCTGAAAACAGTTCTTCGACCATCACGGAACCCACACATGCTGAAGACTCTTATTCTGAAAAGCTTTTGGCGCCCATGCAGCCTGAGCGCTCTTATTGTGAAGATCTCGCAGAACATGCACACAGCAAGGACTCTTATTTGGAAGATGCGTCGACATCAGAGTCCAAGTTGAATGCATCGGCAGTGGTTTCCATGGCGACACGAGCCTCTGGACCACGTGAGGAATTTCCCCAGCGTAGAGAAGAGCCGGAGAAGGTGGAGGGAAGCTCCCACCAAGCTAATG CCTTTCTGTCTACTGATCCCAGTCCAgcagaaccacaagaaccatcAGACTTAATGCTACCGGACCAGTCACCTGGCCTTATAGCCCCAGTTCAGGTCAACCAGACCTCAGAATCCTCCCAGTCCTTTCAGCCTCCCCACTCGTCTGACTCCTCCAGCCGGGTCGGGTTCTCCGCGTCTTCCCGTTCTTGCAGATCCTTCCAGTCTGGCTTCAGCAGGCTGCTGTTGAAGTCAGGAGTTGTCTGTTTGACTG GAAGCAGAGGTCGCAGTGGACGCGGTTTGCTGACAGTGTGTGCCGGGAACGCGGTGTGGTCCAACCCGGAGTGTCACAGCGCTGAGCTGCTCCGCCTCCTGCTCTACTACACTTCCACCCTCAG CACCAGCGTGCGAGCTTCGGGTCTGATTGTGCTGGTGGACGCCCGAAAGGCGGCGCCGGTCCCAGCCCTCTTCTCTGCCCTCAGGTCCTTGCAG gaggaCGTTCCAGGCTGCGTCCACACTGTCTTACTGTTGATGAACAAGGACACATCGCTGCATGTGGACAAAGCTGCAGGTCCACAG gtggagGTGTTAAACTCCCTCAAGTCTCTTCAGAAGCATGTGGACCTCCATCAGCTTCCTGCACAGTTTGGAGGTTCCTTCTCCTTCAGTCACAGCAGCTGGCTGGCCTTCAGATCG AGAGTGGAGCAGTTGACCAATCAGTGTGAAGATGTCATCCGCCTGCTGCAGAGGAACATCGACATCATGGAGTCCATGGCTctccctgctgctgctgag GAGGCCGAGCAGCTGTTGTCCACCTACAAGGACATGATGTGCGGCATCCTCCAAGACAGACAACTGGTCCAGTTGCAGCAAGAGGGCGGGGCCTCACTGTCGCTGCTGCGCAGGGACGAGGGCGGCGTCGGCCTGACGGAGGACTACGTGGCGGCCGTGGACGCTGTGTCCTGTTTGTACGAGCAGGTGGACGAGCTGCTCCACCGCCTGGTGACCTTGTCCAACAGCAGGACTCAGGAACTGAACTTCATTATGGACTTCAGGAGTCTGGAGGAGGGCTTTGCTAAG GTGAGGTCGTGGTTGAAGGAGGTGGGCGAGGTGTGTCTCAGGAGTCTGAACCAACCTGAGGACTCGCTGGACGCTCTGAACCGGAAACAGCTGGAGTTTAAAGACTTCTACTCCTCCGCATAC gatcACTGTAAACAAGGTCAGGAGTTACTGAGCCGTCTGGAGCGTTGGGGGCATATCTCGTCTGCAGACCTCCATGTCTACATGGTCAAAGCCCGCTCCTTCTGGGCAGAGCTTCAGGATTTCTCCCAGCGGGTCAATGCCACTGGCTGCAACATCGAAAAGGCTGTCCGACTGTACCGCTTCCTGGACCAG GCATACGGCTGGGCGATAAAGGGGCGCCATCGTCTGGCCGGTATCACTGTGGACAAGAGCATGCTGCCGGAGCACTGCCAGGCCGTGATTGGCGCCTTGGAGGAATACCAGCGCCAGCATCCACCAATCCCAGAGGCTCGCTTCCAGGAGATGAAGGCATTGGCGGGCGAGCTGCAGGACGAGCGAGGTGTCCGCCAGTGGGGCTTTGCGTGGTCCAAGTGTCAGGAGGCCAAGTCCATGTTTGACAGGAAGATGGCCGATGCGCGAGCGGCTCTGGAGTCTACCCACAGGCGGCTCTCTGACTCTGTAGAAAACGTAAGTCCCACCTCCACAGAGACGGTGTCTAGTGAGGCCACCTCATGCCCCCCCAAGAAGGATTCGAGTCCCTCCTCGGCCCCCGTTAGTCCTCAGCAGACACCACTCCTTCAGCGCTTATTTGGCAGCGAGGCGTCCTTCAGCAGGCCCCGCTTCAACTCCTCCGCTTGCCCCACCCCGTCCTTCTCCTACTCAAGCAGACGTCAGCTACTCAGGAAGACTCAAAGCTTCGACTGTCCCACCACCCCCGAGGCGTCCCGCTACTGCCCCTCCTCCCCACGCACGCTCAGCGAGCCAGCGCGCAGAGGAAACACGGGCGTCTTCATACGCGGTTTGGAGGTCAGCAGCACCGAGGCGTCAGACCGCACCCTTTGTCCCAGGACCGCTGCTCCGGGCTGGGGGTCCCGCAACCCTGGGACACCAGGGAGCATCAgaaactctgaaccccaaccCGGGGGAAG AAGTGTTTGTCTCCGCAGTAAACTGCGTCACATCGTGGAGGAGATGGTGACCACCGAGCGCGAGTACGTGCGCTCTCTATGTTACATCATCGAGCACTACTTCCCTGAGATGGACCGGGCCGACCTGCCTCAGGACCtgaggggaaaacgctctgtggTCTTCGGGAACCTGGAGAAGCTTCTGGACTTCCATAGTCAGTTCTTCCTCAAAGAGCTGGAGGCCTGCTGGAAACATCCGCTACGAGTGTCCCAGTGCTTCCTCAGACAC CAGGAACAGTTCAGTCTGTATGCTCTGTACAGTAAAAACAAGCCAAAGTCTGACGCCCTGCTAGCCAACCACGGACTCGTTTTCTTCAAG AGGAAACAGCTGGAGCTGGGAGACAAGATGGACTTGTCCTCCTACTTGTTAAAGCCCATCCAGCGAATGAGTAAATACGCTCTGCTGCTCACTGACCTCATCAAGGAGGTGGGCGCGGCTCAGGAGGCGGAGCTTCACTCGCTGCAGTCTGCCACCGGCATGGTCAAGTTCCAGCTCCGCCACGGCAACGACCTGCTCGCCATGGACGCCATCTGCAACTGTGAC GTCAACCTGAAGGAGCAAGGACAGCTGATCCGCCAGGATGAGTTCACGGTGTGGAGCGGGAGGAGGAAAAGCCTGCGTCGCGTCTTCCTTTTTGAGGAGCTGCTCCTCCTGAGCAAGGCCAAGAAGATGGAGGGCGGCCTGGACGTCTTCGTCTACAAACAGTCATTCAAG ACGGCAGACTTGGGCCTGACCGAGTCGGCGGGAGACAACGGGCTACGCTTTGAGATCTGGTTCCGTAGGAGGACCACCAAGAACCAGACCTTGACCCTGCAGGCCGCCGCTGCCGAGGTCAAACACGCCTGGACCGGCGACATCACACGAATCCTGTGGACTCAGGCCACCAGGAACAAAG AGGTGCGTCTGAAGGAGATGGTGTCCATGGGGGTGGGCAACAAACCTTTTTTGGACATCCAGCCCAGCGCCGCCGCCATCAGCGACCGAGCCGTGCACTACATCACCAAGACCCGTG GAGCCAGAACGCGAGCGTCAATCGCCGTGTCCGTCTTCGACCACTCCAACCCTTTCAAGCGTGCAGGAGCGACCTCTGACCGTTCGTCGTCATCCAGCCTGCTGGGCTCGCTCAACCTGCACGTCTTCAGGTACGAGCCACCGGGGGGCGAGCAAGTCATTGCGTCCTCCTTCGGTCGCAGCGTGTCCTCATCTGCGGCGGGCGACGCCGCCTTCGTCACGCCGTGCATTGAGGAAGACGAGCAGGAGCACGAGACCGCCAGTCAGCCCTCCATGA CTACGGAAAGTTCCGGATCGTCCTCTCGTTGTCTCTCAGGGTCCACCGGCTCCGACTCTGGCTGCGTGTCCTCCAACCTCCAGGAGGCACTGCACGAGGAGACGAGCTCCGCCTCTTGCTCCTCCCACAAACGCATCGCACCA GGGTCGGCGCCCGTCATCGGCCCAGCGACCATGGTGTGA